The following coding sequences are from one Haploplasma axanthum window:
- a CDS encoding MarR family winged helix-turn-helix transcriptional regulator — protein MTKYDLKADKDDLKSMIILFNTHKALVEVVKKDIKKYGYDLNEFSVFEVVFHKGKLTVQEIKEKILVANSSLTYILDKLEKKEIITRTRDEFDKRIFYIELTEKGTIEANSIFPKHYERLRSVFSILDNEDKNTLNTLLKKVGYNTKE, from the coding sequence ATGACTAAATATGATTTGAAAGCCGATAAGGATGATTTGAAATCGATGATAATTCTTTTTAATACTCATAAAGCTTTGGTAGAAGTTGTTAAAAAAGATATAAAGAAATATGGTTACGATTTAAATGAGTTTTCAGTATTTGAAGTTGTTTTTCATAAAGGCAAATTAACAGTTCAAGAAATCAAAGAAAAAATATTAGTTGCAAATTCAAGTCTTACATATATTTTGGATAAACTAGAGAAAAAAGAGATTATTACAAGAACAAGAGATGAATTTGATAAACGAATATTTTATATTGAACTTACAGAAAAAGGAACTATAGAAGCTAATAGTATTTTTCCTAAACATTATGAAAGACTAAGAAGTGTTTTTAGTATTTTAGATAATGAAGATAAAAATACATTAAATACTTTACTAAAAAAAGTTGGATATAATACAAAAGAATAG
- a CDS encoding alpha/beta hydrolase, whose product MEHVFIDKKSKNVFILLHGTGGNEYDLVNVAEMIDKNTSILGIRGNVNEGGMNRFFKRFAPGIYDLESYKNETNHLVETIKELSNKYNFKLENVTVIGFSNGANIGLGMIQEFPSLINNYVLFSPDYINSDKGFSNLEGMNIFLSTSRNDTMVDFENIIKLLSKLKNENANLDIYYGLGHRIEHEALIDVKNWYTKILKK is encoded by the coding sequence ATGGAGCATGTATTTATAGATAAAAAGAGTAAAAATGTTTTTATATTATTACATGGAACAGGTGGAAATGAATATGATTTAGTTAATGTTGCTGAAATGATTGATAAAAATACAAGTATCTTAGGTATTAGAGGCAATGTTAATGAAGGTGGAATGAATCGTTTTTTCAAAAGATTTGCTCCTGGTATATATGATTTAGAAAGTTATAAAAATGAAACAAATCATTTAGTTGAAACAATCAAAGAATTGAGTAATAAATACAATTTTAAACTTGAAAATGTGACTGTTATTGGATTTTCAAATGGGGCAAATATTGGTCTTGGAATGATTCAAGAGTTTCCAAGTTTAATCAATAATTATGTTTTATTTAGTCCGGATTACATTAATTCAGATAAAGGATTTAGTAATTTAGAAGGAATGAATATCTTCTTATCAACATCAAGAAATGATACAATGGTTGATTTTGAAAATATCATTAAGCTATTATCAAAATTGAAAAATGAAAATGCTAATTTAGATATTTATTATGGGCTTGGGCATCGAATAGAGCATGAAGCTTTAATAGATGTAAAGAACTGGTATACGAAAATATTAAAAAAATAA